Part of the Candidatus Stygibacter australis genome, CGTTCTTCACAGAAAAATATTGCAGGTATTTTATTCTCTGAAAGATACTTCAATATCAGATCAAAATTATTGGAAGGTGCATCATCAATAGTGAGATACGCAATTTTCTTTTTCATAAAAATCTCCATAAATAACTATGTAAGTTTTTTAAACATACTAAGGGTTAAGCTATCATCAACTAAAACATGATTACCAGGTTCAATTTCTTTTCCTTTATACATCAACCCTCTACCATCAAAATTATATCCTCGTTTTATATACATTCTTTGAGCAATCCCA contains:
- a CDS encoding polysaccharide deacetylase family protein is translated as MKKKIAYLTIDDAPSNNFDLILKYLSENKIPAIFFCEERKILKRPEEVIKAIKTGISSKLILLLA